CTAATAATTGATGCGTTTCTGAAGATGGAAAGATCATGGAGCCTGGTCTACAGTGCACACAGCCTGATTCAGTGCCAGTACTGGCATTTTCCCTCCTCCACTGTCCTCAGAGGACTTTGCAATCCACTGCAGTTTAAAATAACTTTCTCTTGCAGTCATTGACAATGCAAATTCACAtgataaaaatatgttttattattttattattcaagGATGTACAGGACAGTCTGGAAAGTGTTAGTTTAGCAATTTCCTTTGTCCCTTGGGTCTGTGGCCCCTGTGTAGCTATAATGCCATTAGAGAACTTACTGTGTGTAGTGAGATTAGTAACTATGTTATCTGGAAGCAGGCTAAAATACAGCATTAGAAAGATAAAGCACAACATCTTGAACCAAATAGCGAAGACATCATTTTCAATTCTGTTAAGAAACATAGAGTGCAAATGCATAGGGTAGTCCTTTTATGAGAAGCAAGGCCACAATTGTTCTTGAAAAAACAGAAGGGAGTTCAGCAGCTGTAATGTTGTAAAGCAGCAGTTTCTTATTTAAAGCTTTGAACTTCTGTACTTTATTTCTTAATGAGCACTCTTGAGGTTGATGAAGTCCAAATTTTCTGTTGATTCAGCTACCTTTCTCTCTAAAGTAGTCTGCTATAATAACACAGggacataaataaataaaaattttaatcaaTGATTATTAAAGTCATGTACAGAATTGCTGTAATGGAGATGCTTTTTTTCAAGTACAAATCCCCCTTGCAGTGTACTGCACTCAAATGATGACAGTGCTGTTTctatctgaaaatataaaatacctGTATTTGTGAGGTATTATTTGCTCTAAAGAATAAACACTAAACAGAacttcaaataattttcagaaatatctcGTAGCATGCCAAGAAaagttacttttcttttttttcccgCAAAGAAATCATTCAGGACAGCAAGAgtaaacccccaaaaataactACTGCAAATCTGGCCCTGGAAATACTTAGCATTAGTCTTTGCTAGGAACAGTGGCCAGTTTTGAGCAATGTGACTATTAGCAAGAACAAATAACGAGTGGATATTGTTACAGGATTTTGAAAGTGCTGGCATTTTTTGCAGTCTTTCAGCTTTACACTTTCTGCCTTCATCccatagcagaaaaaaaaaaaaaaagaaaaaaaaagaaaaaagaaaaaaagaaagctcacATCAAATATGATATGGCTCCTGAATTTATTACTGAGCCAGCCAGGCAGACAACGGTGCCTTTTGGatctgctccagctctgtgtgtcgtcctgctgaaaaaaataagataGAGCCAGTCTGAAGTTAGATTATAGGGGAAAGCCTTGCTGTTAGATTTAATAAATCCCATTCCCCCAGGCTCTGCACTCTTTTGTGGGGGCCAGCTCTTTTGAATGTCTTTATTGATGGTTTGGAGGAGGGGACCGAGTCCATCCTCTGAAGGTTTCCAGACAGCACCAATctgagtgttgatctgctggagagtgggaaggctctgcagagggatctggacaggctggatccatgggCTGAGGTCAATTGTTTGAGGTTCAACAAagccaagtgctgggtcctgcacttggTTCATAACAacccctgcactgccacaggttggggcagagtggctggaaaggtgTTCAGTgaaaaaggacctgggggtgctggggacagcagctgaacatggcccaggtgtgcccaggtggccaagaaggccaaaggcACCTGGGCTGTACCAGCCCTGGTtaggcagcagggccagggcagtgactgtgccctgtgctgggcatggcTGAGGTCACCTTGAGGACTTGGCCCACTTCTGGGCCCTCAGctcaggaaggacattgaggggctgaaGCGTGTCCAGGGAGGGGAACAGAGCTGGcgaaggctctggagcacaggtctgaggagcagcagctgagggagctgggaaaggggctcagcctggggaaaaggaggctcagggggaaaCCCTTCTCTCTCTGTACAGCTGACAGGAGGGTGAAGCCTGGTGAGGGTTGGGCTCTTCTCTCAAGTTACAAGTGATAGAACAAGATGAGATGACCTCACATTGCATAAGCGGAGGTTCAGATTGGATTTTAGAAacaatttcttcaccaaaagggctgtaaaacactggaacagactgcccagagtcaccatccctggaggtactTGAAAGATCTGTAAATGTGACACTGACAGACACGGTTtagtgctgggcttggcagtgctgggttaatggctggactccatgatctttaGGTCTTTTCCAGCCGTGATTCcgggcacagacagagctgtcAGTGGATAGAAGAATGGGCTTGTTTCATGTGCTGTATCAGTGATAGTAACTTGGCAGCTACAGGTGCTTTCACTGCACTGTTTCTCCAGAATTaggcagaaaatatttctataacaGTCCCTGGTATTGAATCTAGATCTGTGTTCCCAACCAGCATCCCAGTTCAGCCACAGCTTTGGTGTTATTGTATGGGCACACCTCATTCCATTCCAGTACATCTGCCAGGGCCAGAGAATGGACCTACATCCATCTGCTTTACAGTCAGGATCACTGAGCACAAAGTGGTCAAAAAGATCTTCAAAACACCACTTAAATGGCATCTTTGTTCCAAAAAATCAAAGATGTGAAATTAGCAATCACCTTGCAAATCAGCTGAGCTGTACCCCAGCACGGGGCTCTGAGGCTGAGAGAACAAATGGATTTAGTAgagtgctgtgctccctgccattatttctgctttgtgcTCTGATTTCACAGAGTTTCCACCTCTGCTGTCACTTCCCAGGAAGCTCTTGATCTCTCACAATAAAGCCAAAGGTCGATGCAGAGACTTGGCTTTATACCAATGATAACTGCATTTTCCACATGCTTTTTGTGCTGGCAAGGCTGTCACTCAGCAAAGCCTGAAGTTGGTTCACTTTCATTCTGTTCTGTAAAAAGAGAGATGTATAAATGTTCATTCCCCCTCCCCTTCATACTGGAAAACATACTTTGCTCCATGTGAAATTCAGGAGTTTCAGCAGGAGAAATGTAAGGCCCCAGATAAccaaaataacaataaaaacaacagcATGAGAATTGACCAGCAGAAAACTGGTTCTCTTTCGCAGAAAGGCCATAAAAGTCCAGTTACATTTTTATAGTGTAAgtattactgatttttttctcctggcatTAAATTTTCATCTTGCTGAAGAAACAGTCCACAGTGAAAACACTAGGAAATGAGACAACTTGCTACAACCATTAGATCAGAGCAGAACAAGGGAGTTGAGGGGGTTTTGCAGGCTGGGCTTGACCCAacccaaaaattattttcttttaaaataaataatcagtTCTAGCACAGTGTGGGAAAATTACTGgcaggaaatgaaacaaaagtgaGAAGTATCTTGGGGCTAAAGTTATACATTATTACTACACATTATAACTATGAAACTATggggaaaacagaaattgtCCAGCAACATCTTTTCAGTGTTGGAGAATCGAGGCATTACATTTTTTTGGTCATGATGTGTAGTGGAAATTATATCATTCACATCTGCCTAGGTTGTTGAAATCTTCCCTTTTATCTCTAGCAACTAAGCAGTAGCTTCTATTAGAAACATTAATTCAGCAGGAGAGTGTTGTCATTATTGTGCAAAGATTCCATATTgccagagtttcatacctcctgGATGTTtcttgcaggcagctcctccaggccctgactcttccttgtcctcacagcagccaactgactccagctcccctcagccAACCAAtgcactcttttataacactcttctgactggctacagctgtggcctgttaacatcaggcctcCTCCTAATCCTtagtaattggctcagctgcaactttttagggggtaagattactttctataccaccttcatttacttATATTGTATCCCCCTGCAAGAGGGTGAAAGAACACCAGCTGATCATAGGTGCATTTGGTTTCTTTGGTCTTGTATCCAGGCCCAGGTGTGGATGCAATTGATGACAGCTGCAATTGTAAGAGGAAGTGAGGAAGGTACCTTACCCACTAAAATTCTAAAAGTGCTTTGGCAGGATAATGGCGATTGAGTTTGGAGAGAAATTCCAATTCTGGTGGTATTTAGTCAGTTTTACCTATGATGCCATTGACgacacagccacagcttttgTGTTGACTGTCCACAATCCTTGGGTGTGTATTATATACCAATCATTGTGTGAGGGTTCAATCACAGTGGGACTATACTCTGGGAGCAGAGAGTATGGGCccaaaaagatggaaaaaattggCAAGGCATTGATGTCATTGTGCAAGAACAACAAGGAGTCATTTGTGAAAGTAACACAAAGCTAAGACATTTGTCTTGACACTGAACAAAAATGTTTGTCATTTTGAGACACATCCCAGGGAAATCCCTGAAAATGGTTTCAATTGTACAAATTGGTGATAGAAGCATGAGAGTTTTTTGTGATTCCATGGTAACTCTTAGATAATGTTAGTGTAGCCACAAGTAATCACTCAAATGTTTGTGTTTGTAAATCCATTGAAATTATGCAATGTGGTTTTATTTACTCAGCTCCTACCACATCTTACCAGTTATTACAGTTTAACTAAATGCTGATTCAAGACCTGCTGCCCACACCCATTGGAATGAATCTCACCTTGAGCAGGAAACTGCTACAACATGAAGACTCAGAACAattgctgaaacaagctcaagAAAATGGACAAAGGACTCTGGTCCTTGCACATCACAATGTGGAGAAAATAGATAATGTTTTGGAACCAGCCAAGAAAGATGCAGAACAGTGGTGATGAGATACCCTCTTCAGATGATCACCAACAACTGCTACAGGAATTTGTTGTATTCATATTAaccctttttccttctgtcttgaTAAAGGTATTATATGTTaaagtttgtatttttatgAGGCAATTAGCCTATTGACCACCCCTACAAATATCAGATAATCAATGCAATACAAATGCTTGAAACACTCTTGAACTCCATTTGGATATTGGGAAGCTTGAGTGACTACAGTCATGGAGTTGATTaagtgggaaaatgggggaaaattagAGGCATCTGTGTAGGGGGATGTAGTGTGGGTAAATAAAGGTGGTGTAGAATGTTCTCTTACCCCCTaaagtgctgcagctgggttaattaccaaggattaggagcaggcctgatgttaacaggccatAGCTGTAGCCaatcagaagagtgttataaaagagtggattggttggctgAGGGGAACTGGGGTCAGTTGGTTACtgtcagtgcctagaggagctgccttcAAAAAgcatcaaggaggtacaaaactctagTAATATGGAGTCTTTGCAATATAATGGCGATAGAACTCTTGTACTATAATGACAACACTTCTGGGGGAAAATCTTGAGGCTAAAGTTATAATCACATTCCAACAGAAGCTGTAACATTAGGAAATTTTAGGGTAAAAGGCAGTTGTGATTTCAAGGAGGGAATGCAGTTGGCAAGCACCGAATTAATTCCATGATAATTCCCCATGCAACACCCCCTGCAGCCTGAAGAAAATGCTGAGGAGGGATGAAAcggaaggaggagcaggatggagaCCCCATGGCTCTGTTGTGATTCCTGCAGGAATGGGAACTCAGTGGTACCTCATAGCTGACAAACCACACAGCAGCTACCAGGCCTAGGATGGAGGAGATGTCCTGTTCCTCAGtcagcagctgtggggaaatTGCTCTCCTCAGATGAACCCCACACTTTGTACTCTCATTGTGAAGATGTGACACACGTCCATCCCAAAGTTACCCACCCAAAGTGTGACCACCCCTCCCTGAGCACACACTCTGTATTTTGTTAACTATGTCTTTGAGAGCAAAGTGAGGGAATTTTGCACCAATTGAGAACAAAAGTATGTTTGACTAGAATCACTCAAGCTTCATCTAAGTGTAAAGAAATAATCTGACAGTGAGTTAAGAGGGGGACAAGTTAGGAAAGGCCCCATGTAACTTCTGGGATGGGTTGATGGGCTGATTGTGGCTTTTCCCCTGTGGGCACACCTGTTGGGTAGGATCTCTACACATTGATTATCTCAAACTTTCACTGGTGATCAGAGCCTGTGGACCCCTTCAAACTTGTTCTTGCAGTCAGTACACTGTCAGTGACAATCTCTGCCCCGACTCTTCTGCGACAGTGAAGAGTCACGACTCTTCTGCGACAGTCTTCTGTGATCAGTGTATTTGTTAATAAAGTGTGTTATTTCCTTAATTGCTCAGCCTGAGTCCTTCAAGGGTACTGGCAGGCAATGACAGTggataaaaatgacaaaattaatAACATAGAGACTAAGAGTGTGGGGGATCCAGGAGGGTGGGGCGGGGGGGTGTCTTTCTTTCCAGACTGATATCAGGGCTTTGACTCTGACACGCTGCTGTCGCAAGTCCCTAGCCAGGTAAATGAACGCAcgctgggcacagcaggctgtGCCGGGGGATCCCATTCCAGGACAATGGCAAGCGGCAGGGCACAAGGCTGTCTTCGTGCCTGGGGCGCTGACAAACCAATCAtaataatacattaaaaaaaaaaaaagtataaaggCTCCAGGAAACACCCCGTTTTCGTGGCACACAGTTATTGGGAGATCTGTGTGtcagtgcagcactgctggaggaaaaaaccctgacATTTCTGTCATCTGATGGTATCCCTGGCTGATTGCAGTTTCAAATTTGGTGGCGTGGTCAGCACTGCAGGGGAATGCAGTGAAATCTCGTAATACGATTTAATGAACTTTGAATAATAAAGCAGTGAACCGCACTGCGCCGGCTCGCTTCGGCTCGGCCGCGTTCGGCTCGATTCGGCTCGGCGGAGCCGTCTTTGCTCCTGATTGGCTCGCTTACCGCGCGCTCCCCTCTCTGATTGGTGGGAAGCCTTGCCGGCGGGAGGTCTTATTGGAGTTACCATAGCAGTGTGGGACGCTGCGCGGCCGGACGCGGAGGGATCCGGCCGCGCCGCCGTTCCGTCTGTCTTCGGAACCAGATCAGAGCTGCCGCAGCGTTGTCCCCGCAGGtttctgtgccctgtccccacgGATATCCGCGTCCCTCTCCCCACGGGCGGCATCTCCTCATCCGGAGAGGCTGCGGGTGATGGGGGAGGGACTATGTTTTTCGAACACGAAGGGGCGGTGCCACTGATGTGAGGCGCGACAGAGGCGCGCTTCGccgccattttcccctcagcggggcggggccgtgccgggcGGGTTTGGCTTCGATTGTAGCCCTGTGCTGCCGCCCCTGGAGCCTTATGGCGCTGTTTTCACCGCCCCAGTGAGGGACTCCGGTATGGGGATGGTAGATGTGGATCTTTGCTGGCCGCCTCCTCTTCCCTGGGGCCTGCAGGACCCGCCTCAGCACCGGGCAGGGTGCGGGACGAGCCGTGCCCAGAGGgtctcagcctttccctttCGCCCGCCTTTATCTCATCGCTGCCCCCGAAGTgcagggccaggccaggcccCTCCGGGCATGCACGCGTTGCGTGTTAGCTCAGCATTCTCACTCTGAAAGGTTCTGTTcgcagagctgccctgctcgCTCTGGAGACTCGTTCTCTCACTGTTCTCTGCCCCTGAGGCGATGCATGTTCTCGGTCCCTGAGCGGGACCAAGGCTCCAGTGCAGGCAGCCGGCTGTGCTTGTGCACGGTGACATCCGTGCGGTGACACGTGGCTGAACGCGGTTTTGGGAGGACGGAGGCATTTGTGAGGGTGCTTTGTTTGTCACAGGGAGATTAAAATGCGTTTCCTCAAAGCTGCAGAGCCTCGTgtttgggcacagggagctgcactgCTGACAGTGCAGAAGGATGCATGTTTATCTAGGAAGGATTTTTAGGTTGTTCTCAGGTTTAAttatcacagaatggtttggattggaaaggatctttaagatcatctagttccaactccctgccatgggcagggacaccttcccctaaaccagattgctccaagccccatccgatctggccttggacacttccagggatctgGCACAGTCAAACAAATGTCCTGATACAGGACAGCCAGCCTGCTCATGGGATTTGCCATCTGCAGACTGCAACTGGTAGATTGACTAAATGCTTGTTTTATCCACTCAGATTCTGGAAATCCTTTACTCTATTTCTGTCTAAGCTTGTGATTAAATCTGTAGTTTCAAGACCTGCAAAACAGCTGCTGTCTCATATCAGTGAGCCCTGCCTTTGCAGAGAGGAAGATGGCATCTCCCAGCAAGAAtccaaaaaaaggcagaaaaagaaaggattaaGATTCAGTAGAAGCTAGAATTATGAAGATTGGTGGTGGGGGGAAATCTGCAGCTAGAGTCTTTGCCACTTTTGGGTTCCTGAAGGCAAATTGCTGCAGAGGCACAttctctgtgtttgctctgtttTATCTCCCCTGGGATCCCAATTCTCTGAGGAGATCAAGCACCTCCTCTGCTTTGTGCTCAGCCTGTCTTTGTGAGGTGGAGGAAATCTGTAAATGGTGGCATGACACAGGAGCCTGTGGCACCTGTGCAGGTAGGGAGGATATATTGCTCATAGGAAGGTGTGCTGGGTTTTTGTAATGCCAAATCTATAGCCTGTCAGGTATCCAAATCTCTTCAGCCCTTGCTGTTTGCCTGTTAATTTTGTATCAGAAATTGGTTCTGTGaggtttgcttttcttctaGCTGGTACTGAGATTGATGTCGTTTggattttgccttttatttcttttatatgtTCTCTGTATTCTTCATACATATATTTGTAACTCTGTCACCTATTTATTAGTAACTAGTTTTCCCAGTAATTTTCCATGGCCTTTCCCTAAGCAGAAAGAGGAAACaaattccagagctccaagccCTGAGAGGTACAAGACCTCTATCCTGTCTTGCTTCTTCCTGGGAAGCAAGGCTGAGAACAACTCTTTGGGATACATTCCCATGGACAAAGTACAGCTAGTGCTGAAGGGGGGGGGCTCCAGAGAAGGGGCTTCACCTTGGGGAATTGCATCACCACTTGTTCTCCTAATTGCTGCTTTTTAGCAATTATGCTAGTTTCCTAAAACCTATACAAATGTACTCACCCCTGGGAGGGGTTTGTGTGGACATCTTTCCATAGCTGCCTCTGAAGGCCTTCAAATAAAGATCCCCTTTTGTATTACCTCCTTGCTAAAATTATCTCGAGTTTCATTTCCAGTTTGGGAAAAAGGCAACACGAGGTGTTCAGGTGACTTCCTGAACCCCCTTCCAACATATGCTCTCCTGTGATTTCTGACTCTTTCAGTCAGAAAAGACAGGAAAGAGGATGCAGGAATATCCCAGCAGTTGTTTTTGTCAGTGTACAAGAGCAGGGActataaaatgaaacaaataaagATGTAGATTACAGACTTTACCTTGAATTGATGGCATGAAATTTGAATCTGCACTCCAGAGAGGTATGCTGGGAGTCAGATATTGTCACTAAAGTGCTGGATTGGACAGAATAAACTCTTAAGTGTTGtcttctacaaaaaaaaaaaaaaaggttatgtTCTATGAATACCCAAGAGTCTTTGCTGATTCTTATAACTAGATACTGCAAAAAGTAATTGAatatcagatttatttttttttttttaataactgaaaGCTCTGTCTGAAGACTTGGGGTCAGTATCTGTGCAGAAAtaagcttttcttttgttccattCTTTACCCAAGTAATGTTGTGAATCCGTTGTTTCCTGGAAGCAGTGTGTCTCCAGTGAAtctgagataaataggggttTAAATGGAGGTTCCTGTAAAGGGCATTTTGCCTCTGTGGTTGCACTGTCTCTGTTATAAATCAATCCACATATCCTGATGCCCATACTAGAGAGAAGATGGAATTTTCTGACTGGAGCTGAGTTAGCACTTCACCATAAGCTTCATCTGGTAGAACTAAGTTTAAATACCAATAAAATGTAGCCATAGTGGGATGTGGCAGTTACTTGAAAGGGATTTTATCTGATTGAAAAAGGCACAAAGGAAAGAAGTAATAGTCTGGAGGTGAAATTTGATAACTCTGAAATGTTTCCAGAGCTGACAggcattttcaaataatttgtcAATCCATGttcttggaaagaaaatggTGTGTGGAGATGAGGACAGACGGTTCCACCAGAGGCAATATCTGATTGTAAACCTGATACTTCATCTCTGTGTTTTACTTAATGTGACAGGAAAATGTAGCAGGTATCAGCAGGTGGAAGTCCTTTAGAGAGCTGTTTCACTGATCAGTAGGAATTGTAAGAAAATTTAGATTTTGCTGTTAATACAATCATTTTTTATGGATTGTGatggttttattgtttttcccAGACTAATCCAGCCATGGGTAGTGTGAATTACTCAAAAGGTTCCTGGCTACAAAGATTTGCAAATGGGAAACCTGTGAGAAAACCCAAGCAGCAAGAGCCTTGGAAGGTGAGTGACCCCAGCATTCCTTCAGCTGTAGGTTCTGCTGGGAGCAACACAGAGAGCAGCATCTGTAACTGGGAGCACAGGTGTGTAACTGGGCCCTGTGTTGGAACTGGCCACCCATCCCACTGAAATGCTGGCAGTGTGTTCTGGTCTGGCTGTGCTCTCACACTTCCATGCCTGGCATGTGCCTGAACTCATCTGTgagccctgagcaggagctTTGGGCTTCAGTCTGTCCCTCCACAGCACACTCAGAAATGGCTGTTGCAGTTGTATTAATTCTTACCATTCCATCCTAGTTTGTGCCTTGTTTGTGGAACCTGGGTGAGAACCAGATCTTTGTAAAGCAGGTTGTCTTTTTATGCagacctttttctttcttttcatttattcaGAGGTTCtcctcagcaccagcagagTGGCACAGCCAATAATTTTGATTTCAGCAGacattttgggaaggaaaatattGCCAAAGATTGGCTAACACAGAAGGAAGGGCTTCTGTTGTGTGAAGGTGTGAGTGGAGGaattaaatagaaattatgAAGGGAAGAATGAAAAACTGTTATTTTCAAAGTTCAGTAAAATCTGAGAGATGTTTGTCATGGAGAAGGAGAACAAAGAATTCTAAAAATAGCAACAGATTAAATGGGTTTTATTGAGCTCTTGCATCCTTTTGAGTCAGTTTTAATAAATAACTTGCAGTTTGGTGTGTGGAAAAGTTTCCCATAAAAGCTGAAACAAGCTTGTGACTAGTTAGGATCACAGACTTATGGaacagcccaggctggaaggaaccttagGAGATGTCTGGCCCAGCCTTTCATGGGAAAGAGACACCAGGTAAGGGTATCCAGCTACCTGCCAATTGCACCTTGAAAACCCTCAGTGGTGGGGACTccaccacatccctggggaGGTTGTTCAGTGACTGATTGATCTCACtggaaaaatttatttcttacaTTGAGATGACACGTCTGCCAGTGCAACTTGTACCTCTCATCCCTTGTCTTCTGGTGGAGTTAGAGCCTCTGTCCTCTTTGTAGCTGCCCTGTAAGTAGCACTGTGATGAGGCTGCCCCTGGGCCTGCCCTTTTCCAGGGAGAAGGGACTTCATTCCTTCAGTGAAAGGACACCCAACTCCTTCACATGTGTATCATCCTGAAGGAAAGCTCTTCTGTTCACTGGTGATGGTTCTTAGCTGGAGTGGTGGCCATGTCTTTGTACTGCTGACTTTAGAAAGGATCTGTAACTAGATGAAGTAAATTCATCAGGCATAATACAACATATCAGTTGTTTCAAATAGTAGGATGTAAGGGTCTTGAAACAAGCCAGAAATTTAGATTTCCtctttctcatttgtttttggtggaatttttaaaacttcttgtCTCTTCCTTGCTTGCTCTGATGTGTGATGTCCTGCTCATCTCAGTGTAATGAACCTTTAGGAGTGTGCAGCTGGTCAGCAGGGCCAAGGCAGACACGACTGAAAACTACACCATCAGTTGGAATTAAAACTCAATATTAAGCCCAGGGAGTAGCAGACCAATATTCCATTCTATGCATAAAATACATGATATCCCCAAATGATAGATCTGGTCTGCATTGCCTGAATTCCTTGTCTGGAGTGCAGGAGTTAAAGAGCCACGTGTTTGGCACAGGTGAGAAACAGTGGCAAGAGGGAGGGGGTGTGGCCGTGGTGAGGAGCAGCCAAGGAGGCCTGAGCATGTACATTCCAGTTCTCCTTCCCGCTCTTCCTATGCTCTTCTGTTGCTACTTAACCCAACTGTTCAGAGCAAATCTTGCAAGGAAATGCCAGCTGGATTGTGGTATAATGTGCCTTTAATCACAACActagtaattatttttaattcaaaagtAAATTTAACTCTTGCCCTAAGTCCTGATTTCACCTCATGTGggcttttttcatgttttgttaGGCAGTAGCTGATCAAAGCCGAGACATCATTGCTTCTGCTCAGTGCATCTTGGACAGAGAAAATTTTGTGAGGGTAAGAAGTGTGCTGTTTTCTCACTTGCTGTGTGCTTTCCTGCATGTCAGTATCTTTAGTTCCTAAACAGTGATTCTTGAGAAAATGTTAATTGCTGTATTCTTGAAAAACTATTTTAGAGTTATGAGCTTCTATCTTTTCAGTCCACTCTGGATAGGACTGAAGTAGCAACCCTAGATGTGAATCCCACGTGACTTGACCTGCCTGTTTGCACTAATATTTGTTCTGTGGGTGTGGTGATTTGTGACAGTGGTGCTGTGAGCAAAGGGCAGGAGGGCTGCTCTGATCTGATCCAGCAGAttgccagtgctgcagggaaggtcCTTCTACTGCCTGTCTTGCACAGTCTGGTGCTTGCAgccccctgctctgcagtgatttCTGCTCAATAACCTGATGGGAAAAAGTGAGTCATTGTCTGCCAAATTTGCACTACAGCTTCAAAAATTAAGGGTCTGAATGCCAGAGCTCTTGAAAGGGCAAGCTTGGAAATAAGTGATGAGAagtggagagagggaggagcagaaggaagggCTGGAAAATAGATGCCTTGGAGCAGTGAGCAGTCAGGTCAGCCAAGCTGCAAACCTTTACACGTGGAATCTTATTGATCAATAGTTtatatggtttttattttccattttttcttacTTAAGGAGCTGGACAGATATTTGAAGCACAATGATTTCCTAGATCTGAGAAAGACAGAACTTCTGTACAAAAAATATCTTGATAATGTTTCAGAGCCACTTAtgcaaaaaatgaagaaaaaaatggacaGCCAGTCAGAGAAAGAAGTGTGGAAAAGGAGACAAGAACAATTCTCTGAATATTTAAACTACTTTACAAAGAAGGTATCAATGAGAAACACATTTTTGTCATGGAGGGCGTTGTATACAGAGGGTTGTGGACGAGTTCAGGGGTTTAGCTGTTATTTCCTTCTTGTGAAGTAACTTGGAGTTCAATTCTACCTTGTCTGTAACTTACTTTTCTGAAGGACTTCTATAATGGTGATGTTCCAGCTGTGTGTGTTCACCAGCAGCTATGAGCAGCAGCATTGCTTGGTGCAGTGAACACGTGCTGGGCTCTGAATATGGTGAGACAGAACACCCTACTGAGCTGTGTTTGCCTCTGTGGGCTGGACAATTTCGTGGGAAAACCTTGAGTTCTGTCAGCTCAAACCAAAGGCTGTGAGCAGGGTGTGGGCTGCACTGCCAAGTCTCAGGAGTCCAGCTACAGCAgtactgcagc
Above is a genomic segment from Zonotrichia leucophrys gambelii isolate GWCS_2022_RI chromosome 3, RI_Zleu_2.0, whole genome shotgun sequence containing:
- the FAM228B gene encoding protein FAM228B — protein: MGSVNYSKGSWLQRFANGKPVRKPKQQEPWKAVADQSRDIIASAQCILDRENFVRELDRYLKHNDFLDLRKTELLYKKYLDNVSEPLMQKMKKKMDSQSEKEVWKRRQEQFSEYLNYFTKKGYVFLDDYDPSEYDPFFQKTRTDCWKDEELIN